From Sphingopyxis sp. USTB-05, the proteins below share one genomic window:
- a CDS encoding SDR family NAD(P)-dependent oxidoreductase → MSGAPLSRSVAGRVAIVTGAASGMGRATALLLASEGAKVAVTDLDLAACEAVAAEAGPNAKAFALDVAEGEAIKATVAAIAAHFGGIDILINNAGVSSFAPLDAEDDYEAIWHRALAVMLTAHQRMVRSALPFLRKSDAARIVNIASTEGLGATPGDTPYVAAKSGVVGLTRGLAVDLGKDGITVNCICPGPIRTGMTDKVPEEDKAVFARRRTALRRYGEPEEVAHMTLSLVLPAASYITGAVIPVDGGLMARNA, encoded by the coding sequence GTGAGCGGGGCGCCGCTGTCGCGCTCGGTCGCAGGCCGCGTCGCCATCGTCACCGGTGCGGCGAGCGGCATGGGCCGCGCGACCGCGCTGCTGCTGGCGAGCGAAGGCGCGAAGGTCGCAGTGACGGATCTCGACCTCGCCGCATGCGAGGCCGTCGCCGCCGAAGCCGGCCCGAACGCCAAGGCCTTCGCACTGGACGTCGCCGAAGGCGAGGCGATCAAGGCGACCGTCGCCGCCATCGCCGCGCATTTTGGTGGCATCGACATCCTCATCAACAACGCCGGCGTCTCCAGCTTCGCCCCGCTTGACGCGGAGGATGACTATGAGGCGATCTGGCACCGCGCCCTCGCGGTGATGCTGACCGCGCATCAGCGCATGGTCCGCTCCGCGCTGCCATTCCTCCGCAAAAGCGACGCTGCGCGCATCGTCAACATTGCCTCGACCGAAGGCCTGGGTGCAACGCCGGGCGACACACCATATGTCGCGGCAAAGTCGGGTGTCGTCGGCCTCACCCGCGGCCTCGCGGTCGATCTTGGCAAGGACGGGATCACGGTCAACTGCATCTGCCCCGGCCCGATCCGCACCGGCATGACCGACAAGGTCCCGGAAGAAGACAAGGCCGTTTTCGCAAGACGCCGCACCGCGCTCCGCCGCTATGGCGAACCTGAAGAAGTAGCGCATATGACACTCAGCCTCGTGCTGCCCGCCGCAAGCTATATCACCGGCGCGGTAATCCCCGTCGACGGCGGGCTGATGGCGCGGAACGCCTGA
- a CDS encoding ABC transporter transmembrane domain-containing protein, whose amino-acid sequence MASQPDLPAAKATAEPRRKLGSLRMVWHYASNYPLQLVIAAIALGIAALATLAIPYQFKAMIDSGFIAGGGDVAPHFRLFYAICVALALATALRFYFVSWLGERTVADIRQAVQQNLLRLAPGFFEENRPSEIASRMTSDTAIIEQVVGTTVSVALRNTVMGIGGIIYLFSLSPKLTAGILLGIPVIILPIVLLGRRLQNVSRTSQDRVADIGATTAEQMGAMKIVQAFGQEAREADRFSVAVEANFATAKRRIRLRAIITATVIGLLFGAITTLLWYGAEGVAAGTITGGTIAAFVLTGGLVAGAFGALTEVYGDLLRAAGAAERLSELLNAEASIAPPANPSRFPEPPVGTLEFANVEFHYPTRPDAPALHDFSLAIRPRETVAIVGPSGAGKSTLFQLAERFYDPQRGQILLDGVPLVDADPADIRARIAMVPQETVIFAASARDNLRYGNWAASEDDLWDAARAANAEDFLRKLPQGLDTFMGEGGARLSGGQRQRVAIARALLRRAPLLLLDEATSALDAESEKLVQDALETLMADRTTIVIAHRLATVRAADRIIVMDDGRIVEEGKHDELVAADGLYARLARLQFQDNLAAA is encoded by the coding sequence ATGGCCAGCCAACCCGACCTGCCCGCTGCAAAAGCGACCGCCGAACCCCGCCGCAAACTCGGCAGCCTGCGCATGGTGTGGCACTATGCCAGCAACTATCCGCTCCAACTGGTCATCGCGGCGATCGCGCTCGGGATTGCGGCGCTCGCGACGCTCGCCATTCCCTATCAATTCAAGGCAATGATCGACAGCGGCTTCATCGCCGGCGGCGGCGATGTCGCGCCGCATTTCCGGCTCTTCTATGCCATTTGCGTCGCCCTCGCCCTCGCCACCGCGCTCCGTTTCTATTTCGTGAGCTGGCTCGGCGAACGCACCGTCGCCGACATCCGCCAGGCCGTGCAGCAGAACCTGCTGCGCCTTGCGCCCGGCTTCTTCGAGGAAAACCGCCCGTCCGAAATCGCCTCGCGCATGACGTCGGATACCGCGATCATCGAACAGGTCGTCGGCACCACCGTCTCGGTCGCCTTGCGCAACACGGTGATGGGCATCGGCGGCATCATCTATCTGTTCAGCCTGTCGCCGAAACTCACCGCGGGCATTTTGCTCGGAATTCCGGTCATCATCCTGCCGATCGTCCTTCTCGGCCGCCGGCTCCAGAATGTCTCGCGGACCAGTCAGGACCGCGTCGCCGACATCGGTGCGACGACCGCCGAGCAGATGGGGGCGATGAAGATCGTCCAGGCTTTCGGACAGGAAGCGCGAGAGGCCGACCGCTTCTCGGTGGCGGTGGAGGCGAATTTCGCGACCGCGAAGCGCCGCATCCGCCTCCGCGCGATCATCACCGCGACGGTGATCGGCCTCTTGTTCGGCGCGATCACCACCTTGCTCTGGTACGGTGCCGAGGGCGTCGCCGCCGGCACAATCACCGGCGGCACGATCGCCGCCTTCGTCCTCACGGGCGGTCTCGTCGCGGGTGCGTTCGGCGCGCTCACCGAAGTCTATGGCGACCTGCTTCGCGCCGCGGGCGCTGCCGAGCGATTGAGCGAATTGCTCAACGCCGAGGCGAGCATCGCCCCGCCCGCGAACCCCAGCCGCTTCCCCGAACCGCCTGTCGGCACGCTCGAATTCGCGAATGTCGAATTCCACTATCCGACCCGGCCCGACGCCCCTGCCCTCCATGATTTCAGCCTCGCGATCCGCCCGCGTGAGACGGTTGCGATCGTGGGCCCCTCGGGCGCCGGAAAGTCGACGCTCTTCCAGCTCGCCGAGCGTTTCTACGATCCGCAGCGCGGCCAGATCCTGCTCGACGGCGTCCCGCTCGTCGACGCCGACCCCGCCGATATCCGCGCCCGCATCGCGATGGTGCCGCAGGAAACGGTCATCTTCGCCGCCTCGGCGCGCGACAATCTGCGTTACGGCAATTGGGCCGCGAGCGAAGACGACCTCTGGGATGCCGCGCGTGCCGCCAATGCTGAGGATTTTCTGCGCAAGCTTCCGCAAGGTCTCGACACCTTCATGGGCGAAGGCGGCGCCCGCCTCTCGGGCGGCCAGCGCCAGCGCGTCGCGATCGCGCGCGCGCTCCTCCGCCGCGCGCCGCTCCTTCTCCTCGACGAAGCGACCTCGGCACTCGACGCCGAATCCGAAAAGCTCGTGCAGGATGCGCTCGAAACGCTGATGGCGGACCGCACGACGATCGTGATCGCGCACCGTCTCGCCACCGTGCGCGCCGCCGACCGCATCATCGTGATGGATGACGGCCGTATCGTCGAAGAGGGCAAGCACGACGAACTCGTCGCCGCCGACGGCCTCTACGCGCGCCTTGCCCGGCTCCAGTTCCAGGACAATCTCGCCGCCGCCTGA
- a CDS encoding biopolymer transporter ExbD, with protein sequence MRKRRSMFHRSIFRADPNGDPDINTTPLIDVMLVMLVMFIITIPPPTHSVDVTLPGEAPPHTQILDENRVTIDTADVIRWNDEAVDLAQLGMLVKEAADRPEPAAIMLEPEARARYLRVDEAIGAIRRNGGAKLAFPGIQNYAGLI encoded by the coding sequence ATGCGCAAACGCCGCAGCATGTTCCATCGAAGCATTTTTCGCGCCGACCCCAATGGGGATCCCGATATCAACACAACGCCGCTGATCGACGTGATGCTGGTGATGCTGGTGATGTTCATCATCACCATCCCGCCACCGACGCACAGTGTCGACGTCACGCTGCCGGGAGAGGCTCCGCCGCATACGCAGATACTCGACGAAAATCGCGTGACGATCGACACGGCCGACGTGATCCGCTGGAATGACGAGGCGGTCGATCTGGCGCAGTTGGGGATGCTGGTCAAAGAAGCCGCAGACCGGCCGGAACCGGCTGCGATCATGCTCGAACCTGAGGCGCGGGCGCGATACCTGCGTGTCGATGAAGCCATCGGGGCAATCCGGCGCAATGGGGGGGCCAAGCTCGCCTTTCCGGGCATCCAAAATTATGCGGGACTGATCTGA
- a CDS encoding DUF1993 domain-containing protein, with translation MLYDLTVPAFQNGLRALSGELSKASTWSADNAIGELQFAVARLAPDMFPLASQVRFTCTQALQPLSRLGGIAIPEFPDDAPDFAGMQDQIAATLAILDAVDRTALGQDADRPVSFDLPNGMTFDMTAFEYVRDWAAPQFAFHRVAAYAVLRHMGVPLGKADYVGYMMRYLRPGTAPTV, from the coding sequence ATGCTCTACGACCTGACCGTACCGGCGTTCCAGAATGGCCTCAGGGCCTTGTCGGGCGAGCTGTCCAAGGCAAGCACCTGGAGCGCCGACAACGCTATCGGCGAATTGCAGTTCGCGGTCGCGCGTCTCGCCCCCGACATGTTCCCGCTCGCCTCGCAGGTGCGCTTCACCTGTACCCAGGCGCTGCAACCGCTCAGTCGGCTCGGCGGGATCGCGATCCCGGAATTTCCGGACGACGCGCCCGACTTCGCCGGCATGCAGGATCAGATCGCCGCGACGCTCGCCATTCTCGATGCCGTCGACCGCACCGCGCTCGGACAGGATGCCGACCGGCCGGTCAGCTTCGACCTGCCGAACGGCATGACCTTCGACATGACCGCGTTTGAATATGTCCGCGACTGGGCGGCGCCCCAATTCGCTTTCCACCGCGTCGCCGCCTACGCCGTCCTGCGCCACATGGGGGTGCCGCTCGGCAAGGCCGATTATGTCGGCTATATGATGCGTTATCTGAGGCCCGGGACGGCACCCACCGTTTGA
- a CDS encoding AMP nucleosidase, protein MTANSSQDSTDPTALVEGIITELQDRFRASVSNLKSAIAAYVHDRTLPPADAAAKGLFDYPAIRLTTTGEQREGQKGHNLAFGRFERAGEFVTTVTRPDLFADYLREQLMLLARHYDITLEVTRTGQQIPFPYVLDASDGSDMGGVTPLELARHFPTTELADIGDELADGLFGQDPAASQPLALFDALRTDFSLARLRHYTGTAPEHFQRYILFTNYHRYVDEFVAWAGSQVGQGRYTALAGAAGLYVDQPGVNASALVADSAWRRHQMPAYHLIAPDGGGITLVNIGVGPSNAKTICDHLAVLRPEAWLMIGHCGGLRPSQRIGDYVLAHAYLRDDHILDAVLPVAIPIPPIAEVQVALATAAETVSGATGADLKKRMRTGTVVTTDDRNWELRYTDSALRFSQSRAIGIDMESATIAAQGYRFRVPYGTLLCVSDKPLHGELKLPGQANRFYEEAIAAHLQIGIRACETMRDEGAKLHSRKLRAFNEPPFR, encoded by the coding sequence ATGACAGCCAACTCATCGCAAGACAGCACCGATCCCACCGCCCTCGTTGAAGGGATCATCACCGAGCTGCAGGACCGCTTCCGCGCTTCGGTTTCCAATCTCAAATCTGCCATCGCCGCCTATGTGCACGATCGCACCCTGCCGCCGGCCGACGCCGCCGCGAAGGGTCTGTTCGACTATCCGGCGATCCGCCTGACGACAACGGGCGAGCAGCGCGAGGGCCAGAAGGGCCACAATCTCGCTTTCGGCCGCTTCGAGCGTGCAGGCGAGTTCGTCACCACCGTAACGCGCCCCGACCTGTTTGCCGACTATCTGCGCGAACAGCTCATGCTCCTCGCGCGTCACTATGACATCACGCTCGAGGTGACGCGCACGGGGCAGCAGATCCCCTTCCCCTACGTGCTCGACGCCAGCGATGGGTCGGACATGGGCGGGGTCACGCCGCTCGAATTGGCCCGCCATTTTCCGACCACGGAACTGGCCGACATCGGCGACGAGCTTGCCGACGGCCTGTTCGGACAGGACCCCGCGGCATCGCAGCCGCTCGCGCTGTTCGATGCGCTGCGCACTGACTTCAGCCTGGCGCGCCTCCGCCACTATACCGGCACTGCGCCCGAGCATTTTCAGCGCTACATTCTCTTCACCAACTACCACCGCTATGTCGACGAGTTCGTCGCCTGGGCAGGGTCGCAGGTGGGGCAGGGTCGCTATACCGCGCTCGCGGGCGCTGCGGGCCTCTATGTCGACCAACCCGGCGTCAACGCCAGCGCGCTCGTCGCCGACAGCGCCTGGCGCCGGCACCAGATGCCCGCCTATCACCTCATCGCGCCCGACGGCGGCGGCATCACGCTGGTCAACATCGGCGTCGGCCCGTCGAACGCAAAGACGATCTGCGACCATCTCGCGGTGCTCCGTCCGGAGGCCTGGCTGATGATCGGCCACTGCGGCGGCCTTCGTCCCAGCCAGCGTATCGGCGACTATGTTCTCGCCCACGCATATCTGCGCGACGACCATATCCTCGACGCGGTGCTGCCGGTTGCCATCCCGATCCCGCCGATTGCCGAAGTGCAGGTCGCGCTCGCGACCGCCGCCGAAACGGTGTCCGGCGCCACCGGCGCCGACCTCAAGAAGCGCATGCGTACCGGCACCGTCGTCACCACCGACGACCGCAACTGGGAGCTGCGCTACACCGACAGCGCGCTGCGCTTCTCACAATCGCGCGCGATCGGCATCGACATGGAATCGGCAACGATCGCCGCGCAAGGCTATCGCTTCCGTGTCCCCTACGGCACCCTGCTCTGCGTCAGTGACAAGCCGCTCCACGGCGAACTCAAGCTGCCTGGACAGGCAAACCGCTTCTACGAAGAAGCAATCGCCGCGCATCTTCAGATCGGCATCCGCGCGTGCGAGACGATGCGCGACGAAGGGGCCAAGCTCCACAGCCGCAAACTGCGCGCTTTCAACGAGCCGCCGTTCCGGTGA
- a CDS encoding YjhX family toxin, producing MNISKAEQRMLHVLAQGGMIRHRRDESGHIIEALCFTRDGHVLANTGLSLFSRLRRRGFIGSQGGAPYRITQAGLRAVRAQLDNR from the coding sequence ATGAATATCTCGAAAGCGGAGCAGCGTATGCTCCATGTGCTGGCGCAGGGTGGCATGATCCGCCATCGCCGCGACGAAAGCGGCCATATCATCGAGGCGCTCTGCTTCACCCGCGACGGGCATGTGCTCGCCAATACCGGCCTGTCGCTGTTCAGCCGCTTGCGGCGGCGCGGCTTCATCGGCTCGCAGGGCGGCGCACCGTACCGCATCACACAGGCGGGGCTTCGCGCCGTGCGCGCGCAGCTTGATAACCGCTGA
- a CDS encoding polyhydroxyalkanoate depolymerase, producing the protein MLYHAFDMQKNWLAGASALATAGAQAMQHPANPLGYFSGSPMFASALEVFAHAAAPRGKPGFELYETVVDGETVRVAEAIEARKPFGQLKHFKHKGTKDAPKLLIVAPMSGHYATLLRGTVERMLPGHDVWITDWRDARNVPLEAGKFDLDDYVDYLISWLEHIGPGAHVLAVCQPSVPSLAAAAIMAANKNKCRPKTLTMMGGPIDTRKAPTAVNEHATTRPYAWFQENVIATVPAWYAGAGRRVYPGFLQLAGFMSMNLGNHMMSHWEMFKHLVDGDGESADKTKEFYDEYRAVCDMTSEFYLQTVDIVFQRHLLPKGEMTHRGQPVDVGAIEDIAILAIEGERDDISGIGQTKAALTIAKALPAEKKKYLMAKSVGHYGIFNGRKWREEIAPVVEKWIRSNGG; encoded by the coding sequence ATGCTGTATCACGCGTTTGACATGCAGAAGAATTGGCTTGCCGGGGCGAGTGCGCTCGCGACGGCGGGCGCGCAGGCGATGCAGCATCCGGCGAATCCGCTCGGCTATTTCAGCGGCAGCCCGATGTTCGCCTCGGCGCTCGAAGTGTTCGCGCATGCCGCGGCGCCGCGCGGCAAGCCCGGGTTCGAACTGTATGAGACCGTCGTCGATGGCGAGACGGTGCGCGTCGCCGAAGCGATCGAGGCGCGCAAGCCGTTCGGCCAGCTCAAGCATTTCAAGCATAAGGGCACCAAGGACGCGCCCAAGCTGCTGATCGTCGCGCCGATGTCGGGCCATTATGCGACGCTGCTGCGCGGCACGGTCGAACGCATGCTGCCGGGCCATGACGTGTGGATCACCGACTGGCGCGACGCGCGCAACGTGCCGCTGGAAGCCGGCAAGTTCGACCTCGACGACTATGTCGATTATCTCATTTCCTGGCTGGAACATATCGGCCCCGGCGCGCATGTCCTGGCGGTATGCCAGCCGTCGGTGCCGAGCCTTGCCGCCGCGGCGATCATGGCGGCGAACAAGAATAAGTGCCGGCCGAAGACGTTGACGATGATGGGCGGGCCGATCGACACGCGCAAGGCACCGACCGCGGTCAACGAGCATGCGACGACGCGGCCCTATGCCTGGTTCCAGGAAAATGTGATCGCGACCGTGCCCGCCTGGTATGCGGGCGCGGGCCGCCGCGTCTATCCGGGCTTCCTGCAGCTTGCGGGCTTTATGTCGATGAACCTTGGCAATCATATGATGAGCCATTGGGAGATGTTCAAACATCTGGTCGACGGCGACGGCGAGAGCGCGGACAAGACCAAGGAATTCTACGACGAGTATCGCGCCGTGTGCGACATGACGTCCGAATTCTATCTGCAGACGGTCGACATCGTGTTCCAGCGCCACCTGTTGCCGAAGGGCGAGATGACGCATCGCGGTCAGCCGGTCGACGTCGGCGCGATCGAGGATATCGCGATCCTGGCGATCGAGGGCGAGCGCGACGATATTTCGGGGATCGGCCAGACCAAGGCGGCGCTGACCATCGCCAAGGCGCTACCGGCCGAAAAGAAGAAATATCTGATGGCGAAGAGCGTCGGCCATTACGGCATCTTCAACGGCCGCAAATGGCGCGAGGAGATTGCGCCGGTTGTTGAAAAGTGGATTCGTAGCAACGGCGGGTAA